One window of Ziziphus jujuba cultivar Dongzao chromosome 5, ASM3175591v1 genomic DNA carries:
- the LOC107433709 gene encoding WD repeat-containing protein PCN codes for MLSISNCTIDWKPSPVVALATSVDDSQVAAAREDGSLEIWLVSPGSVGWHCQLTIHGDPNSRVSSLVWCRAGSKGLPGGRLFSSSIDGSVSEWDLFHLKQKTVLDSIGFSIWQMAVAPFNHHTEPKSQHIENGFLSNNFDDGSDHETSDSEDDPDSVELHEESISLDLPVALACDDGCVRIYSIPKSDVLVYTKTLPRVSGRVLSVTWSCDANMIYSGSSDGLIRCWNAKLGLEIYRITVGLGGLGSGPELCVWSLLYLRSGTLVSADSTGSVQFWDSQHGTLLQAHSHHKGDANALAAAPSHNRVFSSGSDGQVILYKLSSDTTESTDYNSSDIMKKWIYVGYVRAHSHDVRALTVAVPISQEDPVPHQAVKRVRSGEKPNDPLTDQAVKGKRVLRSREKPIEFSYHKWAHLGVPMLISAGDDTKLYAYSVKEFLKFSPHDICPAPQRLPIQLVLNTVFNQTSLLLVQASNWLDILHVQTKNSARPDMASKGLAAKHLLARVKSKGCRKIICSTISNSGALFAYSDHVKPSLFKLKCKVGKSEWTVNKRELPQKLPYAHCMVFSYDSSQFLIAGHDRRIYVLDVSSLELVHVFTPCREMHDEELPPGEPPITKMFTSFDGQWLAAVNCFGDVYIFNLEILRQHWFVSRLDGASVTAGGFSPWQKNVLIVTTSSNQVYALDVEEKKMGDWSKKHTYGLPKRYQEFPGEVIGLSFPPSNSSSVIIYSARAMCWIDFGMSVDGDGDNRMINGQDTALRNLRDIPVNNKLKRKLRECQIKQLLGRKNFDIYTFRNPVLFIGHLCENHVLIVDKPWIEVVKTFDTKPVHRHIFGT; via the exons ATGCTTTCCATCAGTAACTGCACGATCGATTGGAAGCCGTCGCCAGTAGTAGCCCTAGCCACCAGCGTCGATGACTCTCAGGTCGCCGCAGCTCGCGAAGACGGCTCGCTGGAGATATGGCTTGTATCTCCTGGCTCCGTCGGCTGGCACTGTCAGCTG actaTTCATGGCGACCCAAATTCAAGAGTCTCGTCGCTTGTGTGGTGTCGGGCTGGTTCGAAAGGTTTGCCTGGTGGCCGGTTGTTTTCGTCTAGCATTGATGGGTCAGTTTCAGAATGGGATCTTTTTCACTTGAAGCAAAAG ACAGTGTTGGATTCAATAGGGTTTTCAATCTGGCAGATGGCTGTGGCACCCTTTAATCATCATACAGAACCCAAATCCCAGCATATTGAGAATGgatttttaagtaataattttgATGACGGTAGTGATCATGAAACAAGTGACAGTGAAGATGATCCTGATTCTGTTGAGCTGCATGAGGAATCAATTTCTTTGGATCTACCAGTAGCATTAGCTTGTGATGATGGTTGCGTTCGAATTTACAGTATTCCCAAATCAGATGTGTTAGTTTACACTAAAACGTTGCCTAGGGTCAGTG GGCGAGTTCTAAGTGTGACATGGAGTTGTGATGCAAATATGATTTACTCAGGGAGTAGTGATGG GTTGATAAGATGCTGGAATGCAAAACTGGGTCTTGAAATCTACAGAATTACAGTTGGGTTAGGAGGTTTGGGTAGTGGACCTGAGCTTTGTGTATGGTCATTACTCTATCTAAG GTCTGGGACCCTTGTTAGTGCAGATAGTACTGGTAGTGTTCAATTTTGGGATAGTCAGCATGGAACTCTTCTGCAGGCACATTCTCATCACAAGGGTGATGCAAATGCTCTGGCAGCTGCTCCTAGCCATAACAGGGTATTTTCTTCTGGTTCTGATGGCCAG gtTATTCTTTATAAACTCTCCAGTGACACAACTGAATCCACTGATTACAATTCTTCTGACATCATGAAGAAATGGATCTATGTTGGTTATGTAAGAGCTCATTCTCATGATGTCAGGGCTTTGACAGTGGCTGTACCTATCAGCCAAGAAG ATCCGGTACCTCATCAAGCAGTAAAAAGAGTTCGTTCTGGAGAAAAACCTAATG ATCCATTAACTGATCAAGCAGTGAAAGGAAAAAGAGTTCTTCGTTCTAGAGAAAAGCCTATTGAATTTAGTTATCATAAATGGGCCCATTTGGGAGTTCCTATGCTTATCTCTGCTGGTGATGACACGAAGCTCTATGCCTATTCTGTGAAGGAGTTCTTGAAGTTCTCTCCACATGATATCTGTCCTGCACCTCAGAGACTACCCATCCAGCTGGTGCTGAATACGGTATTCAACCAAACATCATTGCTTCTTGTCCAGGCTTCTAATTGGTTGGATATCCTGCATGTTCAGACAAAAAATTCTGCCCGTCCTGATATGGCTTCTAAGGGTCTAGCGGCTAAACATTTATTGGCTCGAGTTAAGAGTAAGGGATGTCGGAAAATCATTTGCAGCACTATTTCTAATTCAGGCGCGCTTTTTGCTTATTCTGACCATGTGAAACCCAGCCTATTCAAATTGAAATGTAAAGTTGGTAAAAGTGAATGGACTGTCAATAAAAGAGAACTTCCTCAAAAACTACCGTATGCGCATTGCATGGTTTTTAGTTATGATTCTTCGCAGTTCCTTATAGCTGGGCATGATAGAAGAATTTAT GTTCTTGATGTGAGTAGCTTAGAACTAGTACATGTATTCACCCCCTGTCGTGAGATGCATGATGAAGAATTACCACCTGGTGAGCCTCCCATAACTAAAATGTTTACCAGTTTTGATGGCCAATGGTTAGCTGCTGTCAACTGCTTTGGAGATGTCTACATATTCAATCTGGAGATACTGAG GCAGCATTGGTTCGTATCAAGACTGGATGGTGCCTCGGTCACTGCTGGGGGCTTTTCTCCATGGCAGAAGAATGTGCTTATAGTCACAACCTCGTCAAATCAGGTATATGCATTAGATGTTGAGGAGAAGAAGATGGGGGATTGGTCAAAGAAGCATACATATGGACTACCGAAGAGATACCAAGAATTCCCTGGAGAAGTTATTGGTCTCTCGTTTCCACCCTCAAATTCGTCTTCTGTTATTATATATAGTGCGAG GGCTATGTGCTGGATCGACTTTGGCATGTCAGTGGATGGAGATGGTGACAACCGGATGATAAATGGTCAGGATACAGCGTTGAGAAATTTACGCGATATTCCTGTGAACAACAAACTGAAACGTAAATTGAGAGAGTGTCAAATTAAACAACTCCTTGGTAGaaaaaattttgacatttaTACTTTCAGAAATCCTGTTTTATTTATCGGCCACCTTTGCGAAAATCATGTCTTGATCGTAGACAAACCATGGATTGAAGTGGTTAAAACCTTTGACACCAAACCGGTACACAGACACATTTTTGGGACTTAA